Proteins encoded together in one Rubripirellula reticaptiva window:
- a CDS encoding 3-keto-disaccharide hydrolase, whose product MRRCFAAMMMFGLFVSCGLTASAADEEGFVSLFNGKDMDGWVKRGGAAEYSVQDGSIVGKCVPNTPGNTFLCSEQEFGNFVIKLQYKFLEDGNSGIQFRSAARPEGDGERVFGYQFEMTPGGDKTGRIYDEGRRGHKHGMIWLDAHTPQARLDAAQASSRDGQWNDIEIQCIGPSIKTWLNGKLVVDMFDSFSMKGFFGLQIHAGKSGSVAWKNIRVKDLGESNWESFFVKGDDGGYQLADAKFVLPEEWSFTEDGVLHGVHSKSQGKDGLVISTKDYDNFIARVTYRMHGGNSALYFRAEETSAPWVLRGFQNEIANNGKDSALWHTAGIVDGEKIPGRGWIVNNDELIEKVRNKNDQWNTTCTAAYGDRLVQTLNGFCTSDIVDEECEKTGKLGLQMHGGTDCEMFFKDFEVMPITADMMKLIERNGE is encoded by the coding sequence ATGCGAAGATGTTTTGCAGCGATGATGATGTTCGGGCTATTCGTGTCCTGCGGTCTGACTGCGTCAGCGGCGGACGAAGAGGGATTCGTTTCCCTGTTCAACGGCAAGGACATGGATGGTTGGGTCAAACGTGGCGGGGCCGCAGAGTACTCTGTCCAGGACGGTTCGATCGTTGGGAAGTGCGTTCCGAACACTCCGGGCAACACGTTTTTGTGTTCGGAACAGGAATTTGGAAATTTCGTCATCAAGCTGCAGTATAAATTTCTTGAAGATGGAAATTCGGGAATTCAATTCCGATCTGCGGCGCGACCTGAGGGTGATGGTGAGCGCGTCTTCGGCTACCAGTTCGAAATGACTCCTGGTGGCGACAAGACGGGCCGCATCTACGACGAAGGACGCCGTGGTCACAAACATGGCATGATTTGGTTGGACGCGCACACTCCGCAGGCTCGTCTTGATGCCGCTCAGGCAAGTAGTCGTGATGGTCAGTGGAACGATATCGAAATTCAGTGCATCGGACCGTCGATCAAGACTTGGCTGAACGGCAAACTAGTTGTCGATATGTTCGACAGCTTTTCAATGAAGGGATTTTTTGGACTGCAGATTCATGCGGGGAAATCTGGCAGCGTCGCTTGGAAGAATATCCGCGTGAAAGATCTGGGAGAGAGTAATTGGGAATCGTTCTTCGTCAAAGGCGACGACGGCGGATACCAGCTCGCGGACGCTAAGTTCGTGTTGCCCGAAGAGTGGTCCTTCACCGAGGACGGTGTGCTGCACGGCGTCCATTCCAAAAGCCAAGGCAAGGACGGGCTGGTCATCTCGACCAAGGATTACGACAACTTCATTGCTCGCGTCACGTATCGGATGCACGGCGGAAACAGCGCGTTGTATTTCCGAGCCGAAGAAACGAGTGCACCGTGGGTGCTGCGTGGATTTCAAAATGAAATAGCCAACAACGGCAAGGACTCTGCTCTTTGGCATACCGCGGGCATCGTGGACGGCGAGAAGATCCCCGGTCGAGGTTGGATCGTCAATAACGACGAGCTCATCGAAAAGGTTCGCAACAAGAACGATCAGTGGAACACCACCTGTACTGCGGCGTATGGCGACCGTTTGGTCCAGACGCTGAATGGATTTTGCACGTCGGATATCGTCGATGAAGAGTGCGAGAAGACGGGTAAGCTAGGGCTGCAGATGCACGGTGGCACCGACTGCGAAATGTTCTTTAAAGATTTTGAAGTCATGCCGATCACCGCTGACATGATGAAACTGATCGAACGGAATGGCGAGTGA
- a CDS encoding BamA/OMP85 family outer membrane protein, which yields MKTAAKNLFELASTALKTRPLNYISSVEADRMKEHNHCDAACRLGWLALAWLALGSSLVGMTGCAQLQSVSAPPSNWQTQATPGVATNYAPNNNFAQPGTPSSAVAGTMEQAGFTQVASPGVSGVYSARQFPQEQTVAPVQYGAPINNGAPQYNAAPQYNASPQYGAPQYGVPGPNLAPNSDYTSPQANSLGGTGMVDPYAPVLPYGSIGQAVQGPRVREADLVINGFPARTGRIMLGGAVNSDAGVTGQITIDERNFDITRFPRSFQDLFSGTAFRGAGQTFRIEAAPGSQFKRYTAQFVDPNLFGYLPISLSVSGFWYDRRFNDWDEERLGGRLALGYRVTPDLSLTVGVTGQNVDLQTNRTGPTQLTDVIGDNALYSGEFSLTHDTRNSPIQASRGHYFQFKFEESFGDFDYARFETEFRQYWLVRERADGSGKQTVSFSTRFGYSGDNTPIFENFFAGGYATMRGFDFRGAGPVDPVNGVELGGRFQWLNTVEYMFPITADDAFRGVTFVDFGTVEEELKINSESFRVAPGFGLRVAIPMLGPAPLAFDFAFPVAKADTDDERMFSFYMSLVR from the coding sequence ATGAAAACTGCCGCAAAAAATCTGTTCGAGCTCGCGTCCACTGCGCTCAAGACTCGTCCGCTTAACTATATCTCCTCCGTCGAAGCTGACCGTATGAAGGAACACAACCATTGCGACGCTGCCTGCCGTCTGGGCTGGCTTGCGCTCGCCTGGCTCGCGCTCGGCAGCTCGCTGGTGGGAATGACTGGCTGTGCCCAGCTTCAGTCGGTTTCGGCACCACCGTCGAATTGGCAAACGCAGGCAACGCCCGGTGTTGCGACGAATTACGCACCCAACAACAATTTTGCACAGCCCGGCACGCCGTCGTCGGCGGTTGCTGGCACGATGGAACAAGCTGGGTTCACTCAAGTGGCATCGCCCGGCGTCAGCGGTGTCTATTCGGCCCGTCAGTTTCCGCAAGAACAAACGGTCGCTCCGGTGCAGTATGGCGCACCTATCAACAACGGTGCACCTCAGTACAACGCGGCACCCCAGTACAACGCATCGCCCCAGTATGGCGCGCCACAATACGGCGTCCCTGGGCCAAACCTCGCACCCAACAGCGACTACACCTCGCCGCAAGCCAATTCGCTCGGCGGAACCGGGATGGTCGATCCTTACGCGCCTGTATTGCCGTACGGTTCGATCGGTCAAGCCGTGCAAGGACCACGCGTTCGCGAAGCTGACTTGGTCATCAACGGTTTTCCTGCTCGGACAGGTCGGATCATGTTGGGTGGTGCCGTCAACAGTGACGCCGGCGTGACCGGACAGATCACAATCGACGAACGCAACTTTGACATCACTCGCTTCCCACGGTCATTTCAAGACTTGTTCAGCGGAACCGCGTTTCGTGGTGCCGGTCAAACCTTCCGAATTGAAGCCGCACCCGGATCACAATTCAAACGATATACCGCACAGTTTGTTGATCCGAACCTGTTCGGATACCTTCCGATTAGTTTGTCCGTCAGCGGTTTTTGGTATGACCGACGATTCAATGACTGGGACGAAGAACGGTTGGGTGGACGCTTGGCACTCGGTTACCGAGTCACGCCCGACTTGTCGTTGACCGTTGGTGTCACCGGACAAAATGTTGACTTGCAGACCAATCGCACAGGGCCAACGCAGTTGACCGATGTGATCGGCGACAACGCGTTGTATTCGGGTGAATTTTCGTTGACTCACGACACGCGAAATAGTCCTATCCAAGCCAGTCGCGGACACTACTTTCAATTCAAATTTGAAGAGTCCTTCGGCGATTTCGATTACGCTCGCTTTGAAACCGAGTTCCGCCAATACTGGTTGGTTCGCGAACGGGCCGACGGTTCCGGGAAACAAACCGTTTCGTTCTCGACACGGTTCGGGTATAGCGGCGACAACACACCGATCTTTGAAAACTTCTTTGCCGGTGGCTATGCGACCATGCGTGGTTTCGACTTCCGTGGTGCTGGACCGGTCGATCCGGTTAATGGTGTTGAGCTTGGCGGTCGCTTCCAGTGGCTCAACACCGTCGAGTACATGTTTCCGATTACCGCTGACGATGCGTTTCGCGGCGTGACGTTCGTCGACTTCGGAACGGTCGAAGAAGAACTGAAAATCAACTCGGAAAGTTTCCGGGTCGCACCGGGATTTGGTTTGCGAGTGGCAATTCCAATGTTGGGGCCAGCTCCTCTGGCATTCGACTTTGCCTTCCCCGTGGCCAAGGCTGATACTGACGACGAACGCATGTTTAGTTTCTACATGAGCCTGGTTCGGTAA
- a CDS encoding NUDIX hydrolase — MSDIPVEAAYAFCPRCGIENNDIGSIPFHCSSCEATLFFGPVAAVGGLIVNQRNELLFVRRARNPGLGKWGLPGGFVDRDESVEEALAREVLEETSLKVRQARYLMSRPNRYAYRGMISPVVDFFFECQVHSLVDLSLAADELDHHIWVRPGAEHLGNMAFESNRIAVELWMQENPE, encoded by the coding sequence ATGAGTGACATCCCGGTCGAAGCAGCATATGCCTTTTGTCCTCGTTGTGGCATCGAAAACAATGACATTGGATCGATTCCGTTCCACTGTTCATCGTGCGAGGCGACATTGTTCTTCGGACCCGTCGCCGCCGTTGGCGGACTGATCGTCAACCAGCGGAATGAACTCTTGTTTGTCCGCCGGGCACGGAACCCGGGCCTTGGAAAATGGGGGCTGCCGGGCGGCTTTGTTGATCGCGATGAAAGCGTCGAAGAGGCGCTCGCTCGGGAAGTGCTCGAGGAAACCAGCCTCAAAGTGCGTCAGGCTCGTTATCTGATGTCGCGGCCTAATCGCTATGCCTACCGCGGCATGATCTCGCCCGTGGTGGACTTCTTTTTTGAGTGCCAGGTTCACTCCTTGGTAGACCTTTCTCTCGCTGCCGACGAACTGGACCACCACATTTGGGTCCGCCCCGGCGCCGAACATCTTGGCAATATGGCGTTCGAATCCAACCGGATCGCCGTCGAGCTCTGGATGCAGGAAAACCCCGAGTAA
- a CDS encoding rhamnogalacturonan acetylesterase, with amino-acid sequence MKIKLVFKLVVQCCLPVMTLIMTNITFAQSSEPKLPITIALIGDSTVAESSGWGVPFRQRFTNDVKVLNFAKGGASSKNWYDGNRMPAVLASKPDYVLIQFGHNDQPGKGPTRETDPATSYRENLGRYVAEVQSIGAIPVIVSSVTRRRFDADDKIRTTLTPWADAAKSAASELNVPFIDLHRLSIQLHNSIGPEASMKFNFKEGDLTHFNRMGGAVIADLVIKELQSAVPKLTSYVKEKPSLQTVP; translated from the coding sequence ATGAAAATCAAGCTTGTGTTCAAGTTGGTGGTGCAGTGTTGCCTACCGGTCATGACGTTAATCATGACGAATATTACTTTCGCACAGAGCAGCGAACCGAAGCTGCCAATCACGATCGCGTTGATCGGTGATTCAACGGTGGCAGAATCCTCAGGATGGGGCGTGCCGTTTCGGCAGCGGTTTACCAACGATGTCAAAGTATTGAACTTCGCGAAAGGCGGCGCCAGTTCGAAAAACTGGTACGACGGAAACCGAATGCCAGCGGTTTTGGCATCCAAGCCAGACTATGTTTTGATTCAGTTTGGGCACAACGATCAACCTGGCAAAGGGCCCACGCGAGAAACCGATCCGGCGACGTCTTACCGCGAAAACTTAGGGCGATATGTCGCGGAGGTTCAGTCGATCGGAGCGATTCCGGTCATTGTCAGCTCGGTGACGCGACGTCGATTTGACGCAGACGACAAGATACGCACCACGTTGACCCCCTGGGCTGATGCCGCGAAGTCGGCGGCGTCGGAGCTGAATGTCCCATTCATTGACCTTCATCGGTTGAGCATTCAACTGCACAACAGCATTGGTCCCGAAGCGAGCATGAAGTTCAATTTCAAGGAAGGCGACTTGACTCATTTCAATCGAATGGGTGGTGCTGTCATCGCCGATCTTGTCATCAAAGAACTTCAATCAGCGGTGCCGAAACTGACTTCCTATGTCAAAGAAAAGCCTTCGCTGCAAACCGTCCCCTAA
- a CDS encoding FAD-dependent oxidoreductase yields the protein MNYFRVSQAIAFLALLCLMISPVNARAADDKLYDVVIYGGTSAGIAAAVQVKRMGGSVVVIEPSRRIGGLTTGGLGQTDIGNKAAIGGIAREFYQRVRKHYQQPESWKWQDQDAYLDSGQSRTGSNEDTMWTFEPSAALAIMQDFVREHEIPVVIEQRLDRTSDSDTSRRVRGVVLDGQRIVAIKTESGQTYRGRVFIDATYEGDLLAGAGVSYTVGREGNDVYTETLNGVQTRHAKHHQFVPGVDPYKVPGDASSGLLPGIDPTGPGKEGSGDRRVQGFGYRMCLTDHPQNRIPFAKPASYDPLVYELLLRNFEAGEKGMPWINSSMPNRKTDTNNRAAFSTDFVGQNYDYPEASHADRETIRQRHREYQQGLMWTLANHPRVPAAIRNQFARWGTCRDEFEREDGWQQQLYIREARRMIGSTVMTQHHCQGSEVAEDAIGLAAYTMDSHNVQRHVDANGHVKNEGDVQVGGFSPYAISYGCLTPKREHCENLLVPVCLSASHIAFGSIRMEPVFMVLGQSSATAAMQAIKTDVPVQAVDYDALKQKLLADGQVLAWTGPKRKTAASIDPKTLDGIVIDDEAAKRTGFDDTSQMIGPFVGVGYRHDNDTNKGHQNLRFPVTVKQAGMYEVRIAYSPNANRATNVPITIYAGSTTFSAKVNQRQRPEHGPFATVGKFAFPIGDAVVEIGNAQTNGHVIVDAIQLLPSKQR from the coding sequence ATGAACTATTTTCGCGTATCGCAAGCGATTGCGTTTCTCGCATTGCTATGCCTCATGATTTCGCCCGTGAATGCGAGAGCGGCCGACGACAAGTTGTATGATGTTGTGATCTATGGCGGCACGTCTGCCGGAATCGCGGCGGCCGTCCAAGTCAAACGAATGGGCGGATCGGTCGTGGTCATCGAACCCAGCCGGAGGATCGGAGGCCTGACGACTGGCGGGCTCGGACAAACCGACATCGGCAATAAGGCCGCCATCGGAGGCATCGCCCGCGAGTTCTATCAGCGCGTGCGAAAACACTACCAGCAGCCGGAAAGCTGGAAATGGCAGGATCAAGATGCCTATCTCGATAGCGGTCAGTCGCGAACCGGCTCGAACGAAGACACGATGTGGACGTTTGAGCCGTCAGCAGCTCTTGCGATCATGCAAGACTTTGTGCGCGAGCATGAGATTCCGGTAGTGATTGAACAACGGCTTGATCGAACCAGCGATTCGGATACGAGCCGTCGGGTTCGAGGCGTGGTGCTCGATGGCCAACGGATTGTGGCGATCAAGACCGAATCCGGTCAAACGTATCGCGGACGTGTCTTTATCGACGCGACTTACGAAGGCGACTTGTTGGCGGGAGCTGGCGTCTCGTACACGGTGGGACGCGAGGGCAACGATGTCTATACCGAGACGCTCAATGGCGTTCAGACTCGCCATGCCAAACACCATCAATTCGTACCCGGTGTCGATCCGTACAAAGTGCCTGGCGATGCGTCGAGTGGTTTGCTTCCTGGCATCGATCCCACCGGGCCGGGGAAAGAAGGAAGTGGCGACCGACGTGTGCAAGGTTTTGGCTATCGCATGTGCCTGACCGATCACCCCCAAAACCGCATCCCATTCGCGAAACCCGCTAGCTACGATCCGCTAGTCTACGAATTACTGCTACGCAATTTTGAAGCCGGTGAAAAAGGTATGCCGTGGATCAACTCTAGCATGCCCAATCGCAAAACCGACACGAACAATCGTGCGGCTTTCTCGACTGACTTCGTTGGACAAAACTATGACTACCCCGAAGCGAGCCACGCCGATCGCGAAACGATTCGTCAGCGTCACCGTGAATATCAGCAAGGTCTGATGTGGACGCTTGCGAATCATCCGCGCGTGCCCGCCGCTATTCGGAATCAATTCGCCCGCTGGGGAACCTGCCGCGACGAATTTGAACGCGAAGACGGCTGGCAACAACAACTCTACATTCGCGAAGCACGACGCATGATTGGCTCCACCGTGATGACCCAACACCACTGCCAAGGAAGCGAGGTCGCCGAGGACGCGATCGGCTTGGCTGCCTACACCATGGATTCCCACAATGTGCAGCGACATGTTGACGCCAATGGACACGTAAAGAACGAAGGTGATGTGCAGGTCGGTGGCTTTTCACCGTATGCTATTTCATACGGATGCTTAACACCCAAACGTGAACACTGCGAAAACTTGCTCGTCCCCGTGTGCTTGAGCGCGTCACACATCGCGTTTGGTTCGATCCGAATGGAACCTGTCTTCATGGTCCTTGGCCAGTCAAGCGCGACCGCAGCCATGCAAGCCATCAAGACTGATGTTCCAGTTCAAGCGGTCGACTACGACGCGCTGAAGCAGAAATTATTGGCGGACGGACAGGTTTTGGCGTGGACCGGTCCCAAGCGGAAAACTGCCGCATCAATCGATCCTAAAACGCTTGACGGGATCGTCATCGATGACGAAGCCGCCAAACGAACAGGCTTTGACGACACAAGCCAGATGATCGGCCCCTTCGTCGGTGTCGGCTATCGGCACGACAACGACACCAACAAGGGACACCAAAACCTTCGATTTCCGGTCACGGTCAAGCAAGCCGGAATGTACGAGGTTCGCATCGCCTACTCGCCCAACGCAAACCGTGCGACAAATGTTCCCATCACCATCTACGCGGGAAGCACAACCTTTTCGGCAAAGGTCAATCAACGCCAGCGGCCCGAACATGGCCCCTTTGCAACGGTCGGAAAATTTGCTTTTCCGATAGGCGACGCTGTCGTGGAGATCGGCAACGCCCAAACCAATGGCCACGTGATTGTCGATGCCATTCAGCTCTTGCCGTCGAAACAAAGATAG
- a CDS encoding Gfo/Idh/MocA family protein, with protein sequence MASFPTRRLFLKSAAMAGTAIGLNALSYSRVYGANRRLRIASIGTGGKGWSDLNGVAASPAVDVVALCDIDSSVKHLGQAAQRYGAARKYADWRKLLDESNDIDGVLVSTPDFMHAPISMAAMHLGKHVFCQKPLTHTVHEARQMQTAAAKFDLTTQMCNQIQSHSAYRTAVHWVHGGKIGKVKEVHSWQGGQPSWPRNIIRPQGSDPVPAHVRWDLWQGVAPERPFKLDMYHAFNWRGWQAYGTGQLGDFGCHILDPVFKSLKLTSPTKLTVQAPALLPDSWTDRSTVHYEFPGTKYTLDSTLMVTWYDAAGVLPPREKLGDIPASYDLPSAGSVLVGEKGSLVIPHVAMPRLFPEEKFPTDELPVIEGVDHYTQWADACLGNGKTTSHFDYAGPLTETVLLGTIGIRFPDQELIWDAPSLKITNHAEAQKWITKPYRKGWEPSWV encoded by the coding sequence ATGGCGTCCTTTCCCACCCGACGTCTGTTTCTAAAGTCAGCCGCGATGGCAGGCACTGCGATTGGCCTGAACGCACTCAGCTATTCGCGAGTTTACGGAGCGAACCGGCGACTACGAATCGCCAGTATTGGAACCGGAGGCAAAGGCTGGAGCGACTTAAACGGTGTGGCCGCTAGCCCGGCCGTGGACGTTGTCGCGTTGTGCGACATCGATTCGTCCGTCAAACATCTCGGCCAAGCAGCACAGAGGTACGGCGCGGCTAGGAAATACGCTGACTGGCGAAAGCTGCTTGATGAATCAAACGACATCGATGGCGTGTTGGTATCGACGCCCGATTTCATGCACGCTCCGATTTCGATGGCGGCGATGCACTTGGGAAAGCATGTGTTTTGCCAAAAGCCGCTGACGCACACGGTCCACGAAGCCCGGCAGATGCAAACTGCCGCTGCGAAATTCGATCTAACAACACAGATGTGCAATCAGATCCAATCCCATTCGGCCTACCGTACCGCGGTGCATTGGGTCCATGGCGGTAAGATCGGAAAGGTCAAAGAAGTCCATTCGTGGCAAGGAGGTCAACCGTCTTGGCCGCGGAATATTATTCGACCTCAAGGCAGCGATCCTGTCCCTGCCCATGTCCGCTGGGATTTGTGGCAAGGCGTTGCACCGGAGCGTCCGTTCAAGCTTGACATGTATCACGCCTTCAATTGGCGCGGCTGGCAAGCTTACGGGACAGGACAGCTTGGCGATTTCGGATGCCACATTTTGGATCCGGTTTTCAAATCACTAAAACTCACCTCACCTACCAAACTGACCGTCCAAGCGCCAGCGCTGCTGCCGGACTCTTGGACCGACCGTTCGACGGTGCATTACGAGTTTCCAGGGACCAAGTACACGCTGGATTCGACACTGATGGTCACTTGGTACGACGCAGCAGGTGTGTTGCCGCCGCGCGAAAAGTTGGGGGACATTCCTGCCAGCTATGACCTTCCCAGCGCCGGATCTGTCCTCGTTGGCGAAAAAGGTTCACTGGTTATTCCGCACGTCGCGATGCCTAGGCTTTTTCCCGAAGAGAAGTTTCCTACCGACGAATTGCCCGTCATCGAAGGCGTCGATCACTACACGCAATGGGCAGACGCCTGCCTGGGCAACGGGAAAACGACTTCGCATTTCGACTACGCAGGGCCGCTGACCGAAACCGTTTTGCTGGGAACCATCGGCATTCGATTCCCTGATCAAGAACTCATTTGGGATGCTCCGTCCCTCAAGATCACTAACCATGCGGAAGCACAAAAGTGGATCACCAAGCCTTATCGAAAAGGCTGGGAACCATCGTGGGTTTAG
- a CDS encoding lactonase family protein — MYASKKPARLKCQWLMVATIATAFFSGTLLAQKDQSKSTQTRPLMAYVGTFSSPLGDVPDTQVDLPPGNGRGIHLFEVNRETGVLQATGTVDIGSSPDCLVVNEARDRLYSSNETDRFGVAEQGSVSSFAIDPVSGQLTLLNTVASEGDGPTYVSIHPSGNFLFVANYFSGSIAVLPILSDGRLGKATDAQQDEGIVGPTKATHAPPGSFAISGHDGPHAHMIQADPSGRFVLHVDLGLDKIHVWKFDELRGTLSPNEPPSVSLPPGDGPRHFAFHPNGRWLYSIQEEGSTIVLFDYDPAVGQLSPRQTISSLPANFAGSNFCSEILVSKDGKFVYGGNRLHDSVGIFAIGPDGELSQVGNEWTRGNYPRSFNFDPSGLFFYVCNQRADNVTAFRVDRPTGKLDFTGHYAPVGNPSNITFVDLEKVKVPEQR; from the coding sequence ATGTATGCATCCAAAAAGCCTGCTCGTTTGAAGTGTCAATGGTTGATGGTCGCCACGATTGCGACCGCATTTTTTAGTGGGACGCTGTTGGCTCAAAAGGATCAATCGAAATCTACCCAGACGCGACCATTGATGGCATACGTGGGCACGTTCAGTTCACCACTGGGCGACGTTCCGGATACGCAAGTGGACCTGCCGCCGGGCAACGGTCGTGGGATTCACCTTTTCGAAGTCAATCGCGAGACCGGTGTGCTGCAAGCCACCGGGACGGTTGATATTGGCTCAAGTCCAGATTGTTTGGTGGTCAATGAAGCTCGTGATCGGCTCTACAGCAGTAACGAAACAGACCGGTTTGGCGTTGCGGAACAAGGATCAGTCAGTTCTTTCGCGATTGACCCAGTCAGCGGACAATTGACACTGCTCAACACGGTTGCGTCCGAAGGTGACGGTCCTACCTATGTCAGCATCCATCCATCGGGAAATTTTCTGTTCGTGGCCAACTACTTCAGTGGCTCGATTGCCGTGCTGCCGATTTTGTCCGATGGTCGGCTGGGGAAAGCCACGGATGCGCAACAGGATGAAGGAATCGTCGGTCCGACGAAGGCAACACATGCCCCGCCGGGCAGCTTCGCCATCAGCGGTCATGACGGTCCCCATGCACACATGATCCAAGCCGATCCGTCTGGGCGATTCGTGCTGCATGTGGATCTAGGGCTGGACAAAATTCATGTCTGGAAATTTGACGAGCTACGAGGAACGCTTTCTCCTAACGAACCGCCCAGTGTTTCGTTGCCGCCAGGAGACGGACCTCGGCATTTTGCTTTCCATCCCAACGGTCGCTGGCTGTATTCGATCCAAGAAGAGGGATCGACGATTGTGCTGTTTGACTATGATCCGGCAGTTGGTCAGCTAAGTCCTCGTCAAACCATTTCATCATTGCCGGCAAACTTTGCGGGAAGCAATTTTTGTTCCGAGATTTTGGTTTCCAAGGACGGCAAATTTGTCTACGGCGGAAACCGACTTCACGATAGCGTGGGTATCTTTGCCATCGGACCCGACGGCGAACTCAGCCAAGTTGGAAACGAATGGACGCGCGGCAACTATCCTCGCAGTTTTAATTTTGATCCTAGCGGTCTGTTTTTTTATGTCTGCAATCAGCGAGCTGACAACGTCACGGCGTTTCGCGTCGATCGTCCTACAGGAAAACTCGACTTCACAGGACACTACGCCCCCGTTGGCAATCCTTCGAACATCACCTTCGTCGACCTGGAAAAGGTCAAGGTCCCCGAGCAACGGTGA
- a CDS encoding DUF1559 domain-containing protein, which translates to MRSPSRHAFTLVELLVVIAIIGVLVGLLLPAVQAAREAARRMSCQNNMKQIVLAVHNYESANKKLPAAWTKPAVSGDGWSAQARILPFIEAMALSSAVNFADGYGNATLHVDGADIPVSSFRVPTYQCPSEVNDTPRIGTSGPEHYPLSYAYNGGTWFVYDANDQTVGEGMFTSGRPRAFRDCLDGLSNTLAFAEVKAWNPYYRDASVAGDMSMPQIESDICLLAGSFKNNTGHTEWVDGRVHQAGFTTTFTPNKKILCTESGVEFDVDFTNFREGKSSGSPIPRTYAAVTSRSYHIGGVTVGMLDGAVKTFSDSIDRDLWQDLSTRAGHEVVAVPE; encoded by the coding sequence ATGCGTTCCCCCTCCCGTCATGCTTTTACCCTGGTCGAACTGCTGGTCGTGATCGCGATCATTGGGGTGCTGGTTGGGTTGTTGTTGCCGGCGGTGCAAGCTGCCCGCGAGGCGGCTCGGCGAATGAGCTGCCAAAACAACATGAAACAGATTGTGTTGGCGGTCCACAATTACGAGTCGGCTAACAAGAAACTGCCCGCGGCTTGGACGAAACCTGCGGTGTCGGGCGACGGCTGGTCAGCCCAAGCTCGTATTCTGCCATTCATCGAGGCAATGGCTTTGTCGTCAGCGGTCAATTTTGCGGATGGCTACGGTAACGCGACTCTGCATGTGGACGGCGCTGATATTCCTGTGTCAAGCTTTCGAGTTCCGACCTATCAGTGCCCAAGCGAAGTCAACGACACCCCGCGCATCGGAACCAGCGGCCCCGAGCACTATCCGCTCAGCTATGCCTATAACGGCGGTACTTGGTTTGTTTACGACGCCAATGACCAAACGGTTGGCGAAGGCATGTTCACGTCAGGACGACCGCGAGCGTTTCGTGACTGCTTGGATGGATTGAGCAACACACTTGCGTTTGCTGAAGTCAAAGCCTGGAACCCGTATTACCGGGATGCATCGGTCGCCGGTGACATGAGCATGCCACAGATCGAATCCGACATTTGCTTGTTGGCCGGATCCTTCAAGAATAATACGGGGCATACCGAATGGGTCGACGGCCGAGTTCATCAAGCCGGATTCACGACGACGTTCACTCCGAACAAGAAAATTTTGTGTACTGAGTCGGGCGTGGAATTCGACGTTGACTTCACCAACTTTCGCGAAGGCAAATCGTCCGGATCACCAATCCCACGAACCTACGCCGCGGTCACATCTCGCAGTTACCACATCGGCGGCGTGACGGTCGGGATGCTGGACGGGGCCGTCAAGACCTTCAGCGATTCAATTGACCGCGACCTCTGGCAAGATCTGTCCACTCGTGCCGGCCACGAAGTCGTCGCCGTTCCAGAGTGA